The genomic segment GGGTCTCTTAGGATAAGAGCTTCAAATCAGGAAGATTTGAGAAAAGGACTTGTTAAACCAGGATGGTCATTTGCAGGATGCAAATGCAATGGACACCGCTAGGATGGCGATGAATATGGATGACGTTACAGGATGTAGCACACTATCATGGAATGATGCAGGGAGCACTTAAGTAGCGGGATTGCTGCAAAAAGGAATAAACCCTGTCCGATTTATCGGACAGGGTTTTCTTTTATCTCCGGCATGAATACCAATCTAACTAAATAGCTGCTCATCCTCGCTAATTAAAAACGCGATAACGTCGTTAAACATCACGGGCAGAATAACAACGTCGGTTCTTGTTAAGAAAAGAAGCGGTCTTGGTCTCACGTTTTTTTCTGCGCTATCATTGACGACTTACTTCATCAGATTGGTATAGCATTACCTTTTTCTATCGTCACGATTGATTTTATTCGCTGTATTTCACCATCAAAAACCTCTAAGTTTCGCCCATTACTGCCTTACCCCACTTTTGCATTTGCAGTATTGATACCAATCCCACTTTTAGCGGAAATTCATCGGTTATCGGTTAACAACGTACACGTGTCGCGATCATTGATATCAAAATCAGCGACGTAAAAAACACAGAGCGTATTTCAACTTCATCGTGACCGTCACATAGGCCTCTTTTACTCATAATGCGTAAAAAAGCGAGAAAACCTAGTAACAGAGTAAAAACCTTTCTAGTATAAAAATAGAACGAGATTTAACTGTTGATGACTCTTAACCGCTATCGGGAACACACTTTTTAAGTGACCCACTCTATTGATTCACTATTTATATTGACACGACATTTTTTGAGGCTTAGGCATGCGTATAGCGATTCTTTCTCGTAACAAAAACCTTTATTCAACTCAACGACTCAAGGAAGCGGGAGAGTTAAGGGGTCATACGGTTGATATCATTGATACTCTCCATTGCTACATGGATATCACCAGTAATAATCCCAAAATCCGCTATAAAGGCAAAGAGCTACCGGATTATGATGCGGTGATCCCTCGTATCGGTGCGTCTATCACTTTTTACGGAACCGCCGTAGTCAGACAATTTGAAATGATGGGCACTTTTTGTGTCAACGAATCCGTGGCCATCAGTCGTTCTCGTGACAAGCTGAGATCATTGCAATTATTGTCAAGAAAAGGCATCGGATTACCGCGGACGGGATTTGCGCATCACCCTGATAACATCCCAGACTTAATTCGCAACGTCGGTGGGGCGCCGGTAGTGATCAAGTTATTAGAAGGCACACAAGGGATCGGCGTCGTACTCGCAGAAACCAATCAAGCCGCCGAAAGCGTTATTGAAGCCTTTATGGGCATGAAAGCCAACATTTTAGTACAAGAGTTTATCGCAGAAGCCAAAGGAGCCGATATCCGCTGCTTTGTCGTTGGCAATAAAGTGATTGCGGCAATGAAACGCCAAGCAAAAGAAGGTGAATTTCGCTCAAACTTACACCGCGGTGGTCAAGCCAACCTGATTAAGTTGACCAAAGAAGAGCGAGCGACCGCGTTAAGCGCGGCGAAAGTGATGGGATTAAACCTATGTGGTGTGGATATTTTACAATCGGAACGCGGCCCAGTGGTCATGGAAGTCAATTCTTCCCCAGGTCTTGAAGGCATCGAGCAAGCGACACAGAAAGACGTGGCTGGAATGATTTTTGAGTTTATCGAAAAAAATGCTCGCCCACATGCCAATCGTATGAAAGGTCAAGGGTAAATGACATTGTTAACAAGATTAGGTACACGTATGGACAAACTCATTATCGGTAGAACAGAATCAATCAATCTACCTGATCTCGGGATCTTCGGCCTACTAAGTCGCGTCGACACTGGGGCTAAGACCTCGTCAATTCATGTCGACAACACCTTTTGTACCGTTGAAAATGGACAACGTTGGGTCGAATTCGATTTACATCCCGATGTCTATCATCTCGATGAAATCGTTCATTGCCGTGCAAAATTAAAAAGCACTCGCAAGATCAAGTCATCCAATGGCAGTTTTGAATATCGCTGTGTTATCACCACCACGCTTGAAATGGGTGGACAGCGTTGGCCTATCGATATTTCCTTGAGTAACCGACAGGATATGACCTACCTTATGTTACTTGGCCGCCAAGCGATGAAAGGTCGTGTTTTGGTCGACCCCAGTGCCAAACATTTACTAAAAAAGCGATAAGCTGATTGCCACTTCCCCTCTTTATTTAGCGCGAATACATTTCGCGCTTTTTTGTTTGACCTTTCTTGCCTTTTTCATGACAAGGATAAATAAAAACTTCATATAAATGACATCTATCATCAACTGAATTGTCATCGATAGAATCGAAGATAGTTTCTAACGAAATCAAACCACACTCGTTCGAAATACAAAAGGAAACGTCTTCATGAAAAAGCTTTGGATGGCCTCATTGGTCAGTGCATCGGTCTCATTGCCGGCAATGGCAACCACTGAAATTACTTGGTGGCACGCAATGTCAGGTCAATTGGGTGAAACAGTCAATAAAATTGCGCACGACTTTAATAACGCGCAAGACGACTACAAAATTACCCCAGTTTACAAAGGTGAGTACCCTGAAACCCTCACTGCAGGTATTGCGGCGTTTCGAGCGAAGCAATCACCGAACATTTTGCAAGTGATGGATGCTGGCGCAGCAACCATTATGAATGCACCTGGTGTCGCCAAGCCCGTTCAAGATATTATGATTGAATCTGGCTACCCATTTAAAACCTCAGACTACCTTGCCGGTGTCCGCAACTTCTACGCTGACAGCGATGGCAAAATGATTGGTATGCCATTTAACAGT from the Vibrio sp. HB236076 genome contains:
- the rimK gene encoding 30S ribosomal protein S6--L-glutamate ligase, yielding MRIAILSRNKNLYSTQRLKEAGELRGHTVDIIDTLHCYMDITSNNPKIRYKGKELPDYDAVIPRIGASITFYGTAVVRQFEMMGTFCVNESVAISRSRDKLRSLQLLSRKGIGLPRTGFAHHPDNIPDLIRNVGGAPVVIKLLEGTQGIGVVLAETNQAAESVIEAFMGMKANILVQEFIAEAKGADIRCFVVGNKVIAAMKRQAKEGEFRSNLHRGGQANLIKLTKEERATALSAAKVMGLNLCGVDILQSERGPVVMEVNSSPGLEGIEQATQKDVAGMIFEFIEKNARPHANRMKGQG
- a CDS encoding RimK/LysX family protein, producing MDKLIIGRTESINLPDLGIFGLLSRVDTGAKTSSIHVDNTFCTVENGQRWVEFDLHPDVYHLDEIVHCRAKLKSTRKIKSSNGSFEYRCVITTTLEMGGQRWPIDISLSNRQDMTYLMLLGRQAMKGRVLVDPSAKHLLKKR